The Ferrovibrio sp. MS7 sequence GCCACCATGGATTGGATGGAGCAGGAGCAGGAGCGTGGCATCACGATCACCTCGGCTGCCACCACGTGCTTCTGGAACAACCATCGCATCAACATCATCGACACCCCTGGCCACGTCGACTTCACCATTGAAGTCGAGCGTTCGCTGCGCGTGCTCGATGGCGCGGTCTGCCTGTTCGACGGCGTTGCCGGCGTCGAGCCGCAGTCCGAGACCGTGTGGCGCCAGGCTGACAAGTACGGCGTGCCGCGCATGTGCTTCGCCAACAAGATGGACCGCATGGGTGCCAACTTCTTCCGCTGCGTCGACATGATCGTCGATCGCCTGGGCGCGAAGCCGCTGGTGCTGACCCTGCCGATCGGCCTGGAAGCCGACTTCAAGGGCGTGGTCGACCTGGTGCGCAATCGCGCCATCATCTGGAAGGACGAGAGCCTCGGCGCCGAGTTCTACTATGATGAGATCCCGGCCGACATGAAGGAACAGGCGGCCGAGTATCGCACCAAGATGATCGAGATGGCCGTCGAGGCCGACGATGCCGCGCTGGAAGCCTATCTTGAAGGCAACGAGCCGGATGAGAAGACCCTGACCGCCTGCATCCGCAAGGGCACCATCGGCTACAAGTTCGTGCCGGTGCTGTGCGGCTCGGCGTTCAAGAACAAGGGCGTGCAGCCGCTGCTCGACGCCATTGTCGACTACCTGCCGTCGCCGGTGGACGTGGAAGGCGTGAAGGGCGTGAAGCCCGGCACCGACCAGGAACTGGTGCGCAAGACCTCGGACGAAGAGCCGTTCTCCGGCCTGGCGTTCAAGATCATGAACGACCCGTTTGTCGGCTCGCTGACCTTTGTGCGCATCTACTCGGGCGTGCTCGAAGCCGGCCAGGGCGTGCTGAACACCGTCAAGGAAAACCGCGAGCGTATCGGCCGCATGCTGCAGATGCATGCGAATACCCGCGAGGAAATCAAGGAAGCCCGCGCCGGCGACATCGTCGCGCTGGCCGGCCTGAAGAACACCACCACCGGCGATACGCTGTGCGACCCGCTGAACCCCATCGTGCTTGAGCGCATGGAGTTCCCGGAGCCGGTTATCGAGGTGGCTGTCGAGCCGAAGACCAAGAACGACCAGGAAAAGATGGGCATCGCCCTGAACCGCCTGGCCGCCGAGGATCCGTCCTTCCGCGTGTCGGTTGACCATGAGAGCGGCCAGACCGTGATCAAGGGCATGGGCGAACTCCACCTCGAAATCCTGGTCGACCGCATGAAGCGCGAGTTCAAGGTCGAGGCCAACGTGGGCGCCCCGCAGGTGGCCTACCGTGAGACCCTGACCAAGAACGCCGACATCGACTACACCCACAAGAAGCAGTCCGGTGGTTCGGGCCAGTTCGCCCGCGTCAAGCTGAAGTTCGAGGCCCAGGAGCCGGGCACTGGCATTCAGTTCGTCAACGCGGTCGTCGGCGGCAACGTGCCGAAGGAATACATTCCGGCCGTGGAAAAGGGCATCAAGCAGGTCGCCGAGAGCGGCGTGCTTGCCGGCTTCCCGGTGATCGACTTCAAGTGCACCCTGTATGACGGTGCCTACCACGACGTCGACTCCTCGGCGCTCGCCTTCGAAATCGCCGCCCGTGCGGCGTTCCGCGAAGTGGCCCCCAAGGCCGGTGCGAAGCTGCTTGAGCCGATCATGCGTGTGGAAGTGGTGACCCCGGAAGATTTCGTCGGTGACGTGATGGGCGACCTTTCGTCCCGCCGCGGTCAGCTGACGGGCACTGAGCAGCGCGGCAACGCGCAGGTCATCAACGCCATGGTGCCGCTGGCCAACATGTTTGGTTATGTGAACAACCTGCGTTCCATGACCCAGGGTCGCGCCACCTACACGATGACCTTCGACCACTATGCGCAGGTGCCGCAGAACGTGTCTGACGAAGTCGTCGCCAAGATGGCCGGCTAAGACACCGAACGGCATCGAAGAACAACTTGTATTGAGCGGAGAAAGTAGCCATGGGCAAGGCAAAATTTGAGCGCAACAAGCCGCATTGCAATATCGGGACGATTGGTCACGTTGACCACGGCAAGACGTCTCTGACTGCGGCGATCACGAAGGTTCTGGCGGAAGCTGGCGGCGCGACGTTTACGGCGTATGACCAGATCGACAAGGCGCCGGAAGAGAAGGCGCGCGGCATCACGATCTCGACGAGCCATGTCGAGTATGAGACGCCGAACCGCCAC is a genomic window containing:
- the fusA gene encoding elongation factor G — its product is MPRTTPYERYRNIGIMAHIDAGKTTCTERILYYTGRSHKIGEVHDGAATMDWMEQEQERGITITSAATTCFWNNHRINIIDTPGHVDFTIEVERSLRVLDGAVCLFDGVAGVEPQSETVWRQADKYGVPRMCFANKMDRMGANFFRCVDMIVDRLGAKPLVLTLPIGLEADFKGVVDLVRNRAIIWKDESLGAEFYYDEIPADMKEQAAEYRTKMIEMAVEADDAALEAYLEGNEPDEKTLTACIRKGTIGYKFVPVLCGSAFKNKGVQPLLDAIVDYLPSPVDVEGVKGVKPGTDQELVRKTSDEEPFSGLAFKIMNDPFVGSLTFVRIYSGVLEAGQGVLNTVKENRERIGRMLQMHANTREEIKEARAGDIVALAGLKNTTTGDTLCDPLNPIVLERMEFPEPVIEVAVEPKTKNDQEKMGIALNRLAAEDPSFRVSVDHESGQTVIKGMGELHLEILVDRMKREFKVEANVGAPQVAYRETLTKNADIDYTHKKQSGGSGQFARVKLKFEAQEPGTGIQFVNAVVGGNVPKEYIPAVEKGIKQVAESGVLAGFPVIDFKCTLYDGAYHDVDSSALAFEIAARAAFREVAPKAGAKLLEPIMRVEVVTPEDFVGDVMGDLSSRRGQLTGTEQRGNAQVINAMVPLANMFGYVNNLRSMTQGRATYTMTFDHYAQVPQNVSDEVVAKMAG
- a CDS encoding GTP-binding protein; translated protein: MGKAKFERNKPHCNIGTIGHVDHGKTSLTAAITKVLAEAGGATFTAYDQIDKAPEEKARGITISTSHVEYETPNRHYAHVDCPGHADYVKNMITGAAQMDGAILVVSASDGPMPQTREHILLARQVGVPSLVVFL